GCGAACTGCACGTCCGCCGACTTGGTCTTCTTGCGGTCGGAGTAGTTCACGCCCGCGTCAACCGTGCTGAAGATCCAGCCGACGGGGTGCGACACCTGCAGGCGGATGGCCTTGATGTGATCGTCCTGGTGGTCGAACTCCTGGCGGCCGTTGTAGCCGTAGTCGTCCGGGTCGGTGAACATGATGGACGACGGGTCGGACAGGTCCACGCCGGTACGGAAATTCGGGTAACCGTAGTTCTGCGGCGTGGCGAACTGCACGCTGGTGGTGCCCTGGTCAGGGATGCCCGAAAACAGGTACGCGTCGTGCAGATCCTTCTTCGCGCTGGAGTACGACAGATCGGCCATGGCCTCCCAGCCGTTGCCGAACTGGAACTGGTTGTTCCAGCCCACCGAGAACAGCTTGTCGTGTTCCTTGGTGTATTCGTTCTGCAGGATCGGGCGGATGTTGTCGATGGTGCCGGTGGTGACGATGGGATAGGGCGATGCGGGCACGGTGCCGACGTTGCTGTATTCAGCGGGGCCTGCGCTGTTATACGGGCCGCTCGCCCACTGCGCGCCGTTGGTGTACTTCTTTTCGTTGAAGGTGGAGTAGTAGGTATCCAGCGTGCCGTGGTACCAGTCGTTGGGCGCCCACTCCAGCACCGCCATCAGGCCGTTGCGCAGCTGGTTCTCCGATTGCGCGCGCAGCTGCATGCCTTCCTGCGAGAGCACGCTGTCGGGCATGCCCGGCGTGTGCGGCCCACCCCACGCGTCTTCGATGCTGCCCGGGCCGTTGTCCAGGCTCCACCACCAGGCCTGGTACTGCTTCTCCTGGATGGGCGAGTCGAGCTGCGCGAAACCTACCGCGACGCCCAGCGTGTGGTCGAGGAACTGGTCCACGTACGAGAAACTCGCGCGATGGCCCAGGTCGCCGGTGCCCGTGCCGGGGTTCAGCTTGCCGTTGCTCGTGTATTCGCCGCGCAGGTTGGCGGCAATGGCGCGGTTGGGCAGGTCCAGTGGATGCAGCGTGTGCAGGTCCATCGTGCCGGACAGGCCCTGGCCGATCAGGCTGGCATCGGGCGTCTTGTACACCACCGCGCCGCTGATCAGTTCGGCAGGATACTGGTCGAACTCCACGCCGCGGTTTTCGCCGATGGTCGCCTGTTCGCGCCCGTTGAGCGTGGTGCCGGCAAAATCAGGCGAGAGGCCGCGAATGGAGATCTGGTCAGCACGGCCGTCGACACGCTGTGTGGCGAGGCCCGGCAGGCGCGCCAGGCTTTCGGCGATGCTTGCATCCGGCAGCTTGCCGATGTCTTCGGCAGAGATCGCCTCCACGATATTGTTGGCGTTTTCCTTGGTCCGCAGCGCGTTCTCGATGCTGCCGGCAATGCCAGTCACCACGATCGCATCGAGGTTGGTGGCACGGCCTTCGGATTTCGCCGCCTGCTTGTCCGCAGCCTTCTTGTCGGCTGGCGCGGGCTGCGTGGTTTGCGGTGTGCTGGCGGGCTGGTCCTGCGTCTGTTGCGCCCATGCCGGGCTGGCGGTGCCCATGGCGAGCAGTGCAGCGGCACAGGCGGCGGCAAGCGGGCGCCTGGCCCGGGGCATGCGATGTACGACGAGATACTGCGAGCGGCGACAGTCCATCTCTCTTCCCCATGTCGTTGTGTGTGGCCGTGCCCCCCGGCACGGCGCAGCGCAGGCATGCGCGTCCATGGCCATCAAGCTCTTTCGATCAGGCGGCCAAACGTCAGGTTTCTGCGTGCGGGCGAGAGCATGGGCGAGAGAAATTGCCGCGTCATCATGCGACGCAACAACCGGGTTGCGTGCGGGTCAGGTAGCTGAAGGAGATTGCCGCCGGTGTTCAGCGTGATGAGGAAACCGTCATCATTTGGCCGGCGTGACTGTGCATGCGGCAAAGATCGGCGGTGCATCCGGCCCGGCCGTCATGTCGTAGAGGTCGCCCTGCTCGCCCTTGGTCCACCATGTATAGGGACCGGCCACGTATTTCACGCCGGAGGCCGCGATGGTGTCGACGAACAGCATCGCCTTGCCCTTCACCGTGAGCCTGGCAAAGCTCTGCCCCTCGTGCTGGTTGTAGTAGGCCACCTGCAGCGACTTGCCATCCTGGCACTGGTAGTTGCGTACCAGCGTGTTGTCCACCGGGATCGGCGGCAGGGCGTTCGTCCCGGCCGTGGCGAGCGGCCCCATCAACATCATCGACGTGGCGAGGGCGGCGTGCATGAGCTTTCGAGTGATCGCGGCCATGGCCTAGTTCACCTCGTCGTAGACGTATTCGTGCTGGCCGTCGCGCAATACCAGCTTGCGATCGGAACCGGTGCCTGACATCACGAACTCGAAACCGTCAGAGCCCGGCGAAATGGTGACGAAGGAAACCGTGCCGTCATCGTTCTTGCGCGATGCCACTTCGCTGTGCCACGCGCCGAAGTTGAACACCGGGTGCTCGCCGCTGCGATCCACCTGGATGTTGCCGACGGCAGGGTTGCGATAGTGCTCGGCGAGCCTGGCCACCTGTGCCGGGTCGGCCGGCACGACAAGGCGTTTGCGCTCGGCGGCAATCTGCGCCTTCAGCCGCTTTACGCCCGCATCGATATCACCCTGCGCCAGCGGTTTGCCGTCGAACAGGAGTTCCAGCAGGCGGCGCTGGAAGGGCCCGCGAATGAACATGCCGGCATCCGCATTGGTCAGGATGACCGCGCCCACGCCCTGTTCCGGCAGCCAAAGCATGTCCGAATGAAAGCCGGCCAGGTCGCCGCCGTGATGCACCACCGGCACGCCCCAGGTGTGGTCCACCATCAGGCCCATGCCATAGGTGGCCGTGGTGCCCAGCGCCACGTTGGGCTTGCGGCGTTCAAGCAGCGCCTCTTTCGATACGTAGCGTTGGCCATCGGGCAGCAGGCCTTCGGCCAGCTCCATCTGCACGTAATGCAGCATGTCGCTGACCGAGCTCCACGCGGCGCCGGCCGGGCGGGCAGCGCGGATGGAATCGTTGATGCCCATGGCGGCGACTTCGGTGCGGCCGTCCACGTCAAAGCCGTGCGGCGTGGCGTGGTCGCCAAGCAGCGCCTTCTC
The nucleotide sequence above comes from Dyella telluris. Encoded proteins:
- a CDS encoding TonB-dependent receptor; the protein is MDCRRSQYLVVHRMPRARRPLAAACAAALLAMGTASPAWAQQTQDQPASTPQTTQPAPADKKAADKQAAKSEGRATNLDAIVVTGIAGSIENALRTKENANNIVEAISAEDIGKLPDASIAESLARLPGLATQRVDGRADQISIRGLSPDFAGTTLNGREQATIGENRGVEFDQYPAELISGAVVYKTPDASLIGQGLSGTMDLHTLHPLDLPNRAIAANLRGEYTSNGKLNPGTGTGDLGHRASFSYVDQFLDHTLGVAVGFAQLDSPIQEKQYQAWWWSLDNGPGSIEDAWGGPHTPGMPDSVLSQEGMQLRAQSENQLRNGLMAVLEWAPNDWYHGTLDTYYSTFNEKKYTNGAQWASGPYNSAGPAEYSNVGTVPASPYPIVTTGTIDNIRPILQNEYTKEHDKLFSVGWNNQFQFGNGWEAMADLSYSSAKKDLHDAYLFSGIPDQGTTSVQFATPQNYGYPNFRTGVDLSDPSSIMFTDPDDYGYNGRQEFDHQDDHIKAIRLQVSHPVGWIFSTVDAGVNYSDRKKTKSADVQFAWLNGNGSTGSDYNPAYSVPINPSFIYGPTNLSYGGIGSILNYNVLAALNSQFYLTSGNGQNDWARNYSVEEKVPVAYVKFNIDTMLGDIPLRGNAGVQFVHTNQSSDALQTNGNDLVAPISGGTSYNNVLPSLNLIATIGEKQYLRFGLAKTMARGRIDDEKVATSASLNLVESGPAAGQYLWTGSGGNPNLKPYVAVGTDLSWEKYFGKSSYVAVAVFNKNLLNYIYNQTVLDYDFSHYTNDDPTHPASSNIGSFTTPENGTGGKMQGLELSGSLEGGLVTHWLDGFGMQGNFSLTNSTVPVSSITSIPGAPSTLPGLSRKVANLTLYYEKFGWSFRLTERYRSSFTGEAIALFDQLGYQKVLADKQTDFQAGYAFTQGSWNGLSILLQVYNLTNSPYKTEQISDLPNNVQVGRPLDYNTWGRTVMFGLNYKI
- a CDS encoding MliC family protein; the protein is MAAITRKLMHAALATSMMLMGPLATAGTNALPPIPVDNTLVRNYQCQDGKSLQVAYYNQHEGQSFARLTVKGKAMLFVDTIAASGVKYVAGPYTWWTKGEQGDLYDMTAGPDAPPIFAACTVTPAK